A genomic segment from Gammaproteobacteria bacterium encodes:
- a CDS encoding YHYH protein, producing MAKSLFTNFHQLYPKTINAFVLSMALSSCGGGSEKSTNAALNDPIKTPDKIQYVDNPDLNETANGMLNAVLTNRNPDCRTYVTDANNGDYGSTGMNDKSNSAVDAPHSPGTDNTSIVEIDLVIVSGGYIQSPSTPDIAGGWNYALVVETTDLELATHCRMRHNMIPNHDLGKNVGTPNEDDVWVTEIDHDDMQLTYLPVHPKLSNPLIADDTDRNPTNFMDYDGILLNGVGIAMDSGFCYNPNHARVNAAGNATGCGDGSVWFEIPAYTLQDPSAEKMAAIFDEYYGHGFEGTYHYHAMTHPLQTNNEATISPAPNGSPLIGFAKDGLPIYGQWFVNTAGDLVKAKSGYTLKNSGINPDVNGFGQSRKPYTDTAPFKEHGTPPTPWDVLNRPADFDFEFTNEPFGLPLGRYIDDWVYNDGNTGNLDECNGATDINGVYGYYITQEYPYGPICTFGIHEPSFGKVPPIRWDDELADPTAIIDEHGGKINGH from the coding sequence ATGGCCAAGTCTCTATTTACTAATTTTCATCAGTTATATCCTAAGACAATTAACGCCTTTGTTTTGTCCATGGCGTTAAGTTCTTGTGGTGGCGGTTCAGAAAAATCAACAAACGCTGCGCTCAATGACCCAATCAAAACACCAGACAAAATTCAATATGTCGATAACCCCGATTTAAATGAGACAGCTAATGGCATGCTTAATGCCGTGTTAACCAACCGTAATCCCGACTGTCGCACTTATGTCACTGACGCTAACAACGGCGATTATGGTTCAACGGGCATGAATGACAAATCAAACTCCGCAGTTGATGCACCACATTCGCCGGGCACAGATAATACAAGTATTGTTGAAATTGATTTAGTGATTGTTAGCGGTGGGTATATTCAAAGCCCAAGCACACCTGATATAGCCGGAGGGTGGAATTATGCCTTGGTGGTTGAAACAACCGATCTGGAGTTAGCCACACATTGTCGAATGCGGCACAACATGATCCCTAATCACGATTTAGGCAAAAATGTTGGCACACCTAACGAAGATGATGTTTGGGTGACAGAAATAGATCATGACGACATGCAACTCACTTATTTACCTGTTCACCCTAAATTATCAAACCCACTGATTGCTGATGATACGGACCGAAACCCGACTAACTTCATGGATTATGATGGTATTTTATTAAATGGTGTCGGTATAGCGATGGATTCGGGTTTTTGCTATAACCCCAACCATGCAAGAGTTAATGCGGCAGGCAACGCGACTGGCTGTGGTGATGGTTCTGTATGGTTTGAGATCCCAGCCTATACTTTGCAAGATCCTTCAGCAGAAAAAATGGCAGCCATTTTTGATGAATATTATGGACATGGTTTCGAGGGCACTTATCATTATCATGCGATGACTCATCCGCTGCAAACAAACAATGAAGCGACAATATCGCCAGCGCCTAATGGATCGCCGTTAATTGGTTTTGCAAAAGATGGCTTGCCTATTTACGGTCAGTGGTTTGTTAATACTGCAGGAGATTTGGTTAAAGCCAAGTCTGGTTATACGTTAAAAAACTCAGGAATAAATCCCGATGTTAATGGCTTTGGTCAATCGCGTAAACCTTACACCGACACCGCGCCCTTTAAAGAGCATGGTACTCCGCCGACGCCATGGGACGTATTAAACCGCCCTGCAGATTTTGATTTTGAGTTTACGAATGAGCCTTTTGGTCTACCGTTGGGTAGATATATAGATGATTGGGTATACAATGACGGCAACACAGGAAATTTAGATGAATGTAATGGTGCTACTGACATAAATGGTGTGTACGGCTACTACATTACCCAAGAATATCCTTATGGACCAATATGTACCTTTGGTATTCATGAGCCATCTTTTGGTAAAGTACCACCTATCCGTTGGGATGACGAACTTGCAGACCCAACTGCAATTATTGATGAACATGGTGGCAAAATTAATGGGCATTAA
- a CDS encoding sigma-70 family RNA polymerase sigma factor, translating into MSPLNITLSSEQDNEPTDQHNEIHHLYSDHHSWLYAWLCKKLRCQYHAEDVAQNTFLRLFSFSNLANINEPRGFLTTTATRLLIDESRRKKVEQRYLQTYRYYHGNDEAVALSSEHIALVSEKLATIIQMLEGLPVKCQQAFIMSKFDGMRYADIATMLAVSTGMVQQYITKAMVAYYKICYEYDSVLTATAGIERNEHPF; encoded by the coding sequence ATGTCACCCCTCAATATTACTTTATCGTCAGAGCAAGACAATGAACCGACAGATCAGCACAACGAAATTCACCATCTTTATAGTGATCACCACAGCTGGTTATATGCGTGGTTATGTAAAAAACTAAGATGCCAATACCATGCTGAAGATGTTGCTCAAAATACTTTTTTGCGACTTTTTTCCTTTTCCAACTTAGCCAACATTAATGAACCTAGAGGTTTTTTAACGACCACGGCAACACGCTTATTGATTGATGAGTCGCGTCGTAAAAAAGTAGAGCAACGTTATCTGCAAACTTACCGCTATTATCACGGTAACGACGAAGCGGTGGCATTATCATCTGAACATATTGCATTAGTCAGCGAAAAACTTGCCACCATTATTCAAATGCTAGAAGGGTTGCCAGTAAAATGCCAGCAGGCTTTTATTATGAGTAAATTTGATGGTATGCGCTATGCAGATATAGCCACAATGTTAGCGGTTTCTACGGGCATGGTGCAGCAATACATTACCAAAGCAATGGTTGCCTATTATAAAATTTGTTATGAATACGATAGCGTGCTCACCGCGACTGCCGGAATAGAAAGAAATGAGCACCCGTTTTAA
- a CDS encoding transposase encodes MIDWTTNHQITLLYIQPEKPTQNAYVERFNKTVRIELLERHLFDDTEHAQRLATRWQWTYNNELVEIMYDP; translated from the coding sequence TTGATTGACTGGACAACGAACCACCAGATTACTTTGTTATATATTCAACCAGAAAAGCCAACTCAGAATGCATATGTCGAACGTTTTAATAAAACAGTCCGCATAGAATTACTTGAGCGACACCTCTTTGACGATACAGAGCATGCTCAACGACTAGCAACTAGATGGCAATGGACTTACAATAATGAGCTAGTTGAGATCATGTATGATCCGTGA
- a CDS encoding TonB-dependent receptor, producing the protein MSNSRYFKPTLLAIAIATGSSPAYSQQLITSNIAEQTQWPIKLSAGPLANSLNTLARQTGLTLSADPALLKGVSAAALSGNYTVAKALSILLDNSALQAVKLKDGSYAIKKSSSQNIAGTLALTTVGNEGSFGDAPAEEGGFKAQYQTTATKMAMPLKETPQAISVITRDLLDLRQVNNIDQALELTSGTQGGTGNWAAPSGPFSGHGFYTRQYHVRGQPLDYYNGLKTDGFAAGSLAGFDLAAYERVEVIKGPSGFFGAGSSGGAINLVRKKPQAEFAANISGQVGSYNTYRTESDITGALTEDENLRGRLVMAYGDEGSFVDDIATDTTVFAPSFEAIISDNTRVLLQLLYQKEQFDVNNGQPGYYENNSLKQFNLPRSYHYGASGDERSETEIKDVSIRVDHELSDRWLATLLLQRSETTRDIIDGNYGYYGDGYHTGGANKDLTNTDNWAGELRLDGAFDAFGREHKILLGVEHSNKKSVRTTGEIYMYDGNGDFAYVDIYQDNWADFGFVSKADIPNNNRDGRKSEYTNSALYLQSVLSLTQRTQLLINARYERVKYNATDKRGIPQSANDSKDNELTMRIGLSHELNDNISAYGSYGESFLPNIETTNINGQPLAAQRGDGYELGLKGDWFDNKLGATLAVYRQELTNRPVNDPNDNDASIAAGLHRTDGLELEVFGAPMPGLTISAAATWMDNEFLDENDRFVGFAIEGSAKGQYSLYANYELQQGPLKGFATGFMWLHTLEQQLLPYDAGTYSQAYIDGYDRIDLDFSYRGIANWDMSLLVRNVLDEKYIASGSSNNHASQYYGAPLSILFKATYHFD; encoded by the coding sequence ATGTCGAACTCTCGTTATTTTAAACCTACACTATTGGCCATTGCTATTGCCACTGGCTCATCGCCAGCCTATAGCCAACAGTTAATTACTAGTAATATCGCTGAACAAACCCAGTGGCCAATAAAATTATCTGCGGGGCCATTGGCTAATTCATTAAACACCTTGGCTCGCCAAACTGGCCTTACTCTGTCAGCGGATCCTGCTTTGTTGAAAGGTGTATCAGCAGCCGCGCTTTCAGGAAACTACACAGTAGCTAAAGCACTCTCAATCTTGCTAGACAACTCAGCGTTGCAAGCCGTTAAATTAAAAGATGGCAGTTATGCGATAAAAAAGTCGAGTAGCCAAAATATCGCCGGCACTTTAGCATTAACCACTGTCGGTAATGAAGGAAGTTTTGGTGATGCCCCTGCCGAAGAGGGCGGTTTTAAAGCACAGTACCAAACCACCGCAACCAAAATGGCTATGCCGCTAAAAGAAACGCCACAGGCAATTTCGGTGATAACCCGAGATTTGCTAGATTTACGACAAGTTAATAATATAGATCAAGCTTTAGAATTAACCTCGGGTACTCAAGGGGGGACAGGAAATTGGGCTGCACCTAGTGGTCCTTTCTCCGGTCATGGCTTTTATACTAGGCAATATCATGTTCGCGGTCAGCCGCTTGATTATTATAATGGCCTTAAAACTGATGGCTTTGCTGCAGGCAGCTTAGCAGGTTTTGATCTTGCCGCCTATGAACGAGTTGAAGTGATTAAAGGGCCTTCAGGTTTCTTTGGCGCGGGCTCTAGTGGTGGTGCTATCAACCTAGTACGGAAAAAACCGCAAGCTGAATTTGCCGCTAATATTAGCGGTCAAGTTGGCTCATACAATACATACCGCACCGAAAGCGATATTACAGGCGCTTTAACTGAAGATGAAAACTTACGTGGTCGTTTGGTTATGGCCTACGGCGATGAAGGCTCTTTTGTTGATGATATTGCCACCGATACCACGGTTTTCGCCCCCAGTTTTGAAGCCATTATCAGTGATAATACCCGAGTGTTATTGCAACTGCTTTACCAAAAAGAACAGTTTGATGTTAATAACGGTCAGCCGGGTTATTATGAAAATAATAGTCTTAAGCAGTTTAATTTACCACGCTCTTATCACTACGGTGCTAGTGGCGATGAACGTTCCGAAACAGAAATAAAGGATGTCTCTATTCGGGTTGACCATGAATTGTCAGATCGTTGGCTAGCCACTTTGCTATTGCAGCGCAGCGAGACCACCAGAGATATTATCGACGGTAATTACGGCTACTATGGTGATGGTTATCATACTGGAGGTGCAAATAAAGACCTCACTAACACAGATAATTGGGCGGGAGAATTACGACTTGATGGTGCATTTGATGCCTTTGGTCGTGAGCATAAAATACTGCTTGGTGTAGAGCATAGTAATAAAAAATCAGTTCGAACCACCGGTGAGATCTATATGTATGATGGCAATGGTGACTTTGCCTATGTTGATATTTATCAGGATAACTGGGCTGATTTTGGTTTTGTATCGAAAGCGGACATTCCTAACAATAACAGAGATGGTCGAAAGTCAGAATACACTAATAGCGCTCTTTATCTGCAGTCGGTATTAAGCTTAACGCAGCGTACCCAGTTGCTGATTAACGCCCGTTATGAACGAGTAAAATATAATGCAACAGATAAAAGAGGTATTCCACAGTCCGCCAATGATAGCAAGGATAACGAACTGACCATGCGGATAGGGTTAAGTCATGAATTAAATGACAATATTTCTGCTTACGGCAGCTACGGTGAGTCCTTTTTACCAAATATAGAGACTACAAATATCAATGGCCAGCCTCTTGCTGCCCAACGAGGTGATGGTTATGAACTCGGTCTTAAAGGTGATTGGTTTGATAATAAACTAGGAGCAACGTTAGCGGTATATAGGCAAGAATTAACAAACCGGCCTGTTAACGATCCTAATGATAATGATGCCAGTATTGCAGCAGGATTACATCGAACAGATGGGCTTGAACTGGAAGTATTCGGCGCGCCTATGCCGGGCTTAACTATAAGTGCGGCAGCAACTTGGATGGATAATGAATTTCTTGACGAAAACGATCGCTTCGTCGGTTTTGCCATTGAAGGCTCTGCTAAAGGTCAATACAGCCTTTATGCCAATTATGAATTACAGCAGGGTCCATTAAAAGGCTTTGCCACAGGTTTTATGTGGTTACATACCTTAGAGCAACAGCTACTCCCTTATGATGCTGGAACATATTCACAAGCCTATATTGATGGTTATGATCGTATCGACCTGGATTTTTCATATCGAGGTATAGCAAACTGGGATATGTCTTTACTGGTACGTAATGTTTTGGATGAAAAATACATTGCGAGTGGTTCGTCAAATAATCACGCATCACAATACTATGGTGCGCCGCTCTCAATATTGTTTAAAGCGACTTATCATTTTGATTAG
- a CDS encoding FecR domain-containing protein, whose translation MSDAEAITIPNEVLEQAFHWAMILGDTHVSPEEQQAFEHWRQQKYIHKIAWQRIQIIEQEFTPARTLATQSSAVLNNLVNKRRNKRTSAVGSALSIMLMLGLSLSYTHKHWRYDYVTGTGEQQEFVLKGGAQVYLGSDTTIDVEYTNTGILLHLNSGQLLVNSRAATGKNKPSIITDFGRFKPIGTRFVVSKLANSSELAVTQGQVQITAGQNAKLALAGERWRVSANQHKDNKQATNQGISGQARYSISKQAANGLAPDAWLDNVIEANNARLGDVLAILSQHHQGWLHYSDEVAQLRVSGVFRLDNTDGALTSLQNSLPIHIERTTNWWLKLTLKP comes from the coding sequence ATGTCTGATGCTGAAGCTATAACCATTCCTAATGAAGTGCTTGAGCAAGCATTTCATTGGGCAATGATATTAGGCGACACTCATGTGTCACCTGAAGAGCAACAAGCATTTGAACATTGGCGACAGCAGAAATACATTCATAAAATCGCTTGGCAACGAATACAAATTATTGAGCAAGAATTTACCCCTGCAAGAACATTAGCAACGCAAAGTAGCGCTGTGTTAAATAACCTAGTAAACAAACGCCGCAACAAACGCACTAGCGCAGTCGGTAGCGCATTAAGTATTATGTTAATGCTTGGCTTAAGCCTTTCCTACACCCACAAGCATTGGCGCTATGACTATGTGACCGGTACTGGCGAACAACAAGAGTTTGTTTTAAAGGGTGGTGCCCAAGTGTACCTTGGTAGTGACACGACAATAGATGTTGAATACACCAACACAGGCATATTATTACATTTAAATAGCGGACAGCTACTGGTGAACTCTAGAGCTGCCACGGGTAAAAATAAACCAAGTATTATTACTGATTTTGGTCGTTTCAAACCAATTGGCACACGCTTTGTGGTGAGTAAACTGGCAAATAGCAGTGAACTTGCCGTTACCCAAGGGCAAGTGCAAATAACTGCTGGACAAAATGCCAAGCTCGCCCTTGCTGGTGAACGTTGGCGTGTTTCAGCTAATCAGCATAAAGATAACAAGCAAGCAACAAATCAAGGTATTAGCGGCCAGGCTCGTTATAGTATTAGTAAACAAGCGGCGAATGGTTTAGCACCTGATGCTTGGCTAGATAATGTTATTGAAGCAAACAATGCGCGTTTAGGTGATGTTTTAGCTATTTTAAGCCAGCATCATCAGGGCTGGTTGCACTACAGCGATGAGGTTGCACAATTGCGAGTATCAGGCGTGTTCCGTTTAGACAATACTGATGGCGCCTTAACTTCATTGCAAAATTCGTTACCAATACACATTGAGAGAACCACCAACTGGTGGCTTAAGCTGACGCTAAAACCTTAA
- a CDS encoding S9 family peptidase, producing the protein MLLTKPALAKKFPAIMLPHGGPESYDEYGFNWLAQYFASRGFVVIQPQFRGSYGFGLQHLLAGRGQWGKKMQDDLTDGVNYFAPKGLIDAERVCIVGMSYGGYAALAGAAFTPDVYKCAVSINGVRDLESMIDNEKNQYGRNHWVVSYWQAVIDKEKLGDDFLELISPINYVDKIKMPILLIHGENDLIVSLEQSEEMYDELSGEDKIVTFIELEDEGHHLQSNESRLQTLKAIDTFIHKHID; encoded by the coding sequence GTGTTATTAACTAAACCAGCCCTCGCGAAAAAGTTTCCCGCGATTATGCTGCCACATGGTGGCCCTGAATCATACGATGAATACGGGTTTAATTGGTTAGCACAATATTTCGCCAGTCGTGGTTTTGTCGTCATTCAACCGCAATTTAGAGGCTCTTATGGCTTTGGTCTTCAACATTTGTTGGCTGGTCGTGGTCAGTGGGGTAAAAAAATGCAAGATGATTTAACCGATGGCGTAAATTATTTTGCCCCAAAAGGCCTTATTGATGCTGAGCGGGTCTGTATAGTGGGCATGAGTTATGGCGGTTATGCGGCATTAGCAGGGGCTGCATTTACGCCTGATGTTTATAAGTGTGCAGTGTCAATTAATGGTGTCAGAGATCTTGAAAGCATGATTGATAACGAAAAAAACCAATATGGTCGTAATCATTGGGTGGTTTCTTATTGGCAAGCAGTGATCGATAAAGAAAAGCTTGGCGACGACTTTCTTGAATTAATTTCACCTATCAATTATGTCGATAAAATAAAAATGCCGATTCTGCTCATTCATGGTGAAAATGATCTCATTGTTTCGCTAGAGCAATCCGAAGAGATGTACGATGAACTAAGCGGTGAAGATAAAATCGTAACCTTTATTGAACTAGAAGACGAAGGGCATCACTTGCAAAGCAATGAATCACGGCTGCAAACATTAAAAGCAATAGATACGTTTATCCATAAACATATTGACTGA
- a CDS encoding sigma-70 family RNA polymerase sigma factor, whose protein sequence is MLCRRISCTSTAEDLSHDVFVRLLGKSYFPQLDEPRAYLARIAHGLLIDGHRRKAVEKSWLEYIANQPNEHAPSAEEHIIIIDALARIDVLLENLPPRVSKIFLMSRIEGIGYAEIANQLDVSLSTVQKEMTKALRHCYHILIG, encoded by the coding sequence ATGTTGTGCCGTCGTATAAGCTGTACTTCTACAGCAGAAGACCTCAGCCACGATGTTTTTGTCCGTCTATTAGGTAAAAGTTATTTTCCACAGCTTGATGAACCTAGAGCTTACCTAGCGCGCATTGCTCATGGCCTGTTAATTGATGGTCATCGTCGTAAAGCGGTAGAAAAATCTTGGCTTGAATATATTGCTAACCAACCTAATGAACACGCACCCTCAGCAGAAGAGCATATTATTATCATCGATGCCTTAGCGCGTATTGATGTGTTACTAGAAAATCTTCCGCCGCGAGTTAGTAAAATTTTTTTGATGTCGCGTATAGAAGGCATCGGCTATGCAGAGATTGCTAATCAACTTGATGTTTCGTTAAGTACCGTTCAAAAAGAAATGACGAAAGCGTTACGACACTGCTATCACATTTTAATAGGTTAA
- a CDS encoding TonB-dependent receptor: MSVMYVLDQNKVSGPKLKYCALAVQLAISKLSSIKPKRYGAVALALSISTGVAAQQAIDIPAQPLASAIKAIGQKTGIQIAYNASLIKGKTSVAVKGMLKGDEIFKKLLMGSGLVAKKQPNGSYVIKELSSQNIAGTLALTTVGNEGSFGDAPAEDGGFKAEYQTTATKMAMPLKETPQAISVVTRDSLDLRQVNHISQALELTSGTQGGSGYHAAPSGPFTGRGYFSKQYNVRGQALDYTNGLKTDGFTAGSLSNIDLVAYERVEVIKGPSGFFGAGSSGGAINLVRKKPQAEFAANISGQAGSYDTYRTEGDITGALTDDENLRGRFVIADGDEGSFVDGISTDTTVFSPSIEAIVNDKTRVLLQLLYQKEEFDVNNGLPGYYQNNRLKLLNVPRSYNYGASGGERSKTEIKDASIRVDHKLSDRWLATLLLQRSETSRDIIDGNYGYFYYGNHYIGAAEERRTTDNWAGELRLEGSFNAFGREHKMLFGLEHSNKKTEESNGWTYHYDDNGGNIVADIYSNNFADFGMLSKADIPNVGSDGFKADYSNSAIYLQSVLSLSQRTLLLINARYERADYSSTDKYGNPESKNDLTDNELTMRIGLSHELNDNLSAYASYGESFSPNITDRGIDKQPLDAQRGDGYELGVKGDWFDDKLGATLAVYRQDLTNRPITDPESLYENDGTWDNYSMATGLNRTDGIELEVFGSPIPGLNITATATWMDNEFIDEDDPLDGLAIEGSSKGQYSLYANYELQQGTLRGFGAGIMWLHTLDQQLLPWDRDTSGNYQAYIDGYDRVDLDFSYKGIANWDMSLVIRNVFDETYIESGASRLTKHQYYGAPRSALFKATYHFD, encoded by the coding sequence AAATAAGGTTTCAGGCCCAAAATTAAAATATTGCGCACTTGCCGTGCAATTAGCTATCAGTAAATTAAGTAGTATAAAACCAAAGCGCTATGGAGCAGTTGCTTTAGCTTTATCAATATCTACAGGAGTTGCTGCGCAACAAGCTATCGATATTCCCGCCCAACCACTTGCCAGTGCTATAAAAGCAATTGGACAGAAAACTGGCATACAAATCGCCTATAACGCAAGTTTAATTAAAGGAAAAACAAGCGTTGCAGTAAAAGGAATGCTAAAGGGGGATGAAATATTTAAGAAACTACTTATGGGGAGTGGTTTAGTTGCAAAAAAACAACCCAATGGCAGTTATGTAATAAAAGAGTTAAGTAGCCAAAATATCGCCGGCACCTTAGCATTAACCACTGTCGGTAATGAAGGAAGTTTTGGTGATGCCCCTGCCGAAGATGGTGGTTTTAAAGCAGAATACCAAACAACAGCCACTAAAATGGCAATGCCGTTAAAAGAAACGCCGCAGGCGATTTCGGTGGTTACTCGTGATTCGTTAGATTTACGGCAGGTTAACCATATTTCGCAAGCTTTAGAATTAACTTCAGGCACGCAAGGCGGCTCAGGTTACCATGCTGCACCAAGTGGCCCTTTCACGGGCCGTGGTTATTTTTCGAAGCAATATAATGTTCGTGGCCAGGCGCTTGATTATACGAATGGCCTTAAAACTGATGGTTTTACAGCTGGTAGTTTATCAAACATTGACCTGGTTGCTTATGAACGTGTTGAAGTTATCAAAGGGCCGTCGGGCTTCTTTGGTGCGGGATCTAGTGGCGGGGCTATTAATTTAGTTCGTAAAAAACCTCAGGCTGAATTCGCAGCTAATATTAGTGGTCAGGCCGGTTCATACGATACCTACCGCACAGAAGGCGATATTACCGGCGCCTTAACCGATGATGAAAACCTACGCGGTCGTTTTGTTATAGCCGACGGAGATGAAGGCTCTTTTGTTGATGGTATTTCTACTGACACGACTGTTTTTTCTCCTAGTATTGAAGCTATTGTAAATGATAAAACGCGGGTGTTATTACAACTGCTTTATCAAAAAGAAGAGTTTGATGTAAATAACGGCCTGCCGGGCTATTATCAAAATAATCGTCTTAAACTGCTTAATGTCCCACGTTCTTATAACTATGGTGCCAGTGGCGGTGAACGTTCAAAAACAGAAATAAAAGATGCATCGATTCGTGTTGACCATAAATTGTCTGACCGTTGGTTAGCGACCTTATTACTGCAACGTAGCGAGACATCAAGAGATATAATCGATGGTAATTATGGCTACTTTTATTATGGAAATCACTATATTGGAGCAGCAGAAGAACGTAGAACTACAGATAACTGGGCTGGAGAATTACGCTTAGAAGGTAGTTTTAATGCTTTTGGTCGCGAGCATAAAATGCTGTTTGGTTTAGAACACAGCAACAAAAAGACAGAGGAAAGTAATGGCTGGACTTACCATTATGATGATAATGGCGGGAATATTGTCGCTGACATTTATTCGAACAACTTTGCCGATTTTGGTATGTTATCAAAAGCCGACATTCCTAACGTAGGCAGTGATGGGTTCAAGGCGGATTACTCCAATAGTGCTATTTATCTTCAGTCGGTATTAAGCCTATCACAGCGGACTCTGTTATTAATTAACGCGCGATATGAGCGCGCCGATTATTCTTCGACAGATAAATATGGTAACCCAGAATCAAAAAATGATTTAACGGATAATGAACTGACCATGCGCATAGGTTTAAGCCACGAGTTAAACGACAACCTCTCGGCATATGCCAGTTATGGTGAATCTTTTAGCCCGAACATAACAGACCGAGGCATCGATAAGCAGCCGCTTGATGCTCAACGTGGTGATGGTTATGAACTTGGCGTTAAAGGCGACTGGTTTGATGATAAACTGGGGGCAACACTGGCCGTTTATCGTCAGGACCTTACTAACAGACCTATCACGGATCCAGAAAGCCTTTATGAAAATGATGGAACGTGGGATAACTACTCAATGGCCACTGGCTTGAATAGGACTGATGGAATTGAACTCGAAGTCTTTGGCTCACCTATACCAGGCTTAAATATAACAGCGACTGCAACTTGGATGGACAATGAGTTTATTGATGAGGACGATCCTCTCGATGGCTTGGCCATTGAGGGCTCTTCTAAAGGGCAATACAGCCTTTATGCTAATTATGAATTACAGCAAGGGACATTGAGAGGATTTGGCGCTGGTATTATGTGGTTACATACGTTGGATCAACAGTTACTGCCCTGGGATAGAGATACCTCTGGTAATTATCAGGCCTATATTGATGGTTATGACCGTGTCGACCTCGATTTTTCTTACAAGGGAATAGCAAACTGGGATATGTCTTTAGTGATACGTAATGTCTTTGATGAAACATACATTGAGAGCGGTGCATCAAGACTAACGAAACATCAATATTATGGTGCCCCACGATCAGCATTGTTTAAAGCGACCTATCATTTTGATTAG